From the Lottiidibacillus patelloidae genome, the window GTAGTGGGCTAGGGGGGATAAAGGTGAGGAAATGGATAAAAGTTGCCATTGTTAGTTTATCGGTTGTACTTTTATTTCTATTAATAAAGAATCAGTTTTTAAGTGACTTTTCTTGGTCTACTTGGAATACACCTCTTTCTGGAAAAGTTATTATTTTAGATCCAGGACACGGAGGGCCCGATGGTGGGGCAACTAGTAAAGCGGGTGTGCAAGAAAAAGATATTGCACTAGAAATTTGCCTTGCATTACGAGATTACTTACAAGAAGCTGGTGCACTAGTTATTATGACGAGAGAAAAGGACACAGATTTAGCTGATGAAGGAACGGGAAGATTACGGCATCGAAAAAATCAAGACTTACGAAAACGAGTAGAAGTAATAAATGAAACAGGCGCAGACTTATATATAAGTATTCATTTAAATGCAATTCCTTCTGAAAAGTGGAGAGGGGCGCAAACATTTTTTAATCCTAGTATTGAAGAAAATGAAATATTATCAAAGTTTATTCAACATGAAATAAGACGCAACTTAGAAAATACAAACAGATCTGCTAAACCGATTAGTGGCGTCTACTTAGTTTCAAGAGCGAAAATTCCAGGAGCATTAGTAGAAGTAGGCTTCTTATCAAACCACCATGAAAGTGAATTGTTAAAGACGGCACAATATCAAAGAAAAATTGCCGCCTCCATTTATCAAGGTATACTAAGATATAGTACAGATGAAAAAGTACCCTCGGACTAAGAGAGGGTACTTCTTGTTTTATTATGATATACTTATACTAAAGAATATTTACACATAAAAGGCGGTGCTATCATGATTACAGAGGAAAAAGTACTTGAAATATTAAAAGATAAGCAAGATCCATTTTTACATAAACCATTGCTAGAGTGTAATGCAGTTCGTGACTTGAAAATTAAAGATGATTACGTCAGTCTGAAGTTAGCGATTGCGAAACCGGCGACTCCGGAACAAATGCAATTACAAATGGCGCTTGTAAATGAATTGAAAGCAGCAGGAGCGGGTTCTGTTGGTCTCCGTTTTGAACAATATACGGAAGAGGAAATTGCAAACCTATCTGGGGAAGCAAATAAACCGCCTTCTTTACTAGACAAAAATAGTAAGACGACTTTTATCGCTGTTGCGAGTGGTAAAGGTGGGGTTGGAAAATCGACAGTTTCTGTTAACTTAGCAGTAGCACTTGCTAGACAAGGGAAAAAAGTCGGAATCATTGATGCAGACATTTATGGGTTTAGTGTTCCAGATATGATGGGTATAGATAAGCGACCTGTTGTTCGTGGCGAACGCATTATCCCTGTCGAGCGTTTTGGCGTAAAAGTAATTTCAATGGGATTCTTTGTAGAAGATAATGCACCGGTAATATGGCGTGGACCAATGTTAGGTAAAATGCTTAACAACTTCTTTAGTGAAGTAGAGTGGGGCGATTTAGATTATTTAGTATTGGATTTACCTCCTGGTACTGGTGATGTTGCATTAGATTTACATTCAATGCTACCAGAATGTAAAGAAATTATCGTTACTACGCCACATGCTA encodes:
- the cwlD gene encoding N-acetylmuramoyl-L-alanine amidase CwlD, which encodes MRKWIKVAIVSLSVVLLFLLIKNQFLSDFSWSTWNTPLSGKVIILDPGHGGPDGGATSKAGVQEKDIALEICLALRDYLQEAGALVIMTREKDTDLADEGTGRLRHRKNQDLRKRVEVINETGADLYISIHLNAIPSEKWRGAQTFFNPSIEENEILSKFIQHEIRRNLENTNRSAKPISGVYLVSRAKIPGALVEVGFLSNHHESELLKTAQYQRKIAASIYQGILRYSTDEKVPSD
- a CDS encoding Mrp/NBP35 family ATP-binding protein, translating into MITEEKVLEILKDKQDPFLHKPLLECNAVRDLKIKDDYVSLKLAIAKPATPEQMQLQMALVNELKAAGAGSVGLRFEQYTEEEIANLSGEANKPPSLLDKNSKTTFIAVASGKGGVGKSTVSVNLAVALARQGKKVGIIDADIYGFSVPDMMGIDKRPVVRGERIIPVERFGVKVISMGFFVEDNAPVIWRGPMLGKMLNNFFSEVEWGDLDYLVLDLPPGTGDVALDLHSMLPECKEIIVTTPHATAAFVAARAGAMAIKTNHTILGVIENMAYFESKNTGEKEYVFGRGGGERLAEELKTDLFGQIPLEQPDVKDDEFAPSVYREYDRIGKIYDGIADKVISKLNK